TCAATTTGAAAGCAttgaaaaaatttaataaaacataaaaataatgtCTAAtacatttttcttaaaaaaaacatcaaaaacTCATACAAATTCACCTCTTTTAATAAACAAATTGAAAAGGGTAAgaaattaattacatttaaatttaaatgaAATACACTAAAAGAAATTGATTCAAAACATTAacgaaaatatattaaattttttaatatgcACACTATAAAAGTTGAAGTGCATAAGAGCCCGTTTGTTTCCTTCATTTTTAGCTGCTGATTGctgtttcattttaaataagAGATGGTAGGGTGTTTGGTTAACTTTAAAAACATTTTCTGATTGCTTTTGGGAATGAAAACAGGCTGTTGTTTTAAAAAGCAATAAAATGctgctttttccttttacttttgcAGTTAGACTTTTCTTTCCCAAAATAAATATCCTTCTAACACAAGCACTAGCAATTACCTTCTTCTccatttattttctttcttcctcAAATCCTAACACATATTGAACTTCCTTACCGCCACAATAATTTTCCTATCTAAACTCTGATCAGAAAGTGTGATTACAGTCTTGATTGAATTTCTTTTGCTTTATCGTATGTTTGTCGAAATTATGTTCTTATTCGTCAGATTTTTCTTCAATGGAAGTAATTCACGCTCTCTATTTGAATAATTTTCAGAGATGGTATTAGATTTGTAATGGACATTTGGAGGGTTTTGAATTTTGTTCCTCTGTTAATCGGTGAAACCTTCTCTTAAGCATATATGGATTTGGCCTTTTTCCTATATGGAAGGGAAGGGAATTAAAATATAATGTATTTTTCTATGTTAAATGGATGTCCATCTCCATTTTTCTATGTATTTCGTTCTTAGTTTCATTTTCTATGTATTTCGTTCTTAGTTtcctttataatttttttcgcTTCATTTTTAATGGAGTCTTTGATTTAAAAGATGTATATATCAGTCATTTTATATACTAACAGCAATCCTTAatcataattttaccaaacactaaatAATCAaatagcaaacagcaacagcaaactataaacagcaacagcaaacagctgaaccaaacgggCCATAACTTTCATAATGTTCATAAATATCgagtacaaaaaaaatcatgtataaggttgtaaaagacgttaggcgctagtcgggcggacatAACCTTTAttgattaatcggatttgtattttttttgtatttatttattttttattaaataaaatattatataaatacaattaatatatgaattatattatgtaaaaataataatttaaaatatttaggatagaaaaaatacatattttaatattatttacattaatatccttaaaaaaataacaaatagatcaataaaataatatttataacaaaatgtgtcaaaataaaataaaattaatattcttaaaaatacatttgatagtttaaggttttttttagttttttgttatttaatatttttttaaattaaaaaaatgacatcaaatttaaggGCCAATTTTTTCAAAAGGGCCGCCTGGGACCACCTAGGAGTCGCCTATACCCGCCTGAAACCACATAGGAGACCAAAAAGCGGTCAACCGGTTTATGCCGCCCGACTAGTGGAAATCGGGATGGTGTTCTAAAAATCCCCACCTAGACGGCGGCCTTGACCGAATTTTAGAACACTAATCATGCATAACACTTAGAAATCGGGGTGAATTCTCAATTTCAAGTGCCTAGTCGGGGTCTAGGCGGTCCAGGTCGCCTTCGTTCTAAACAGTGGTTGAGCTGCCGACTTAATAagatagttaattaaatatacaGTGTAACCACATGCGTCTACATTAGTTTTTGTTAATATCTCGAGACGAGTCCTCTCGAACCGAACTGAGCTTTTATCGAGTTTTAACCAAATTCAGCATACATGTATAGAATAAATAGCGTATgagatgaaaaaaaaatcttataacATGCTCCACATgagtttatatattataaaaaaaacagtaGCATGTTATTGTCGAGATTCAAGAATAGTAGATGCTACTCATGGTCGGAGAACACAAACTCacagaaaaatttaaaacaatgaaatatatattaaagttgGCTTAAAGtttctccagcccccttaacttgtccaaattggtcattttacccccccaactcatcgaatgtcctatttacccccttaactccataaaaatggtatttctcacccccttaacttgtccaaactTGTCATTTTACCTCTTCTCAACTTATctaatatcctatttacccccttataactccataaaaatggtatttctcaccacttattaTCATATTTACCttcttaactctataaaaatggtatttcttaaccctttatagtagtaaaaaaagttgaaaagagaaagaacgaataaaaaaatacaaataacaagaacattaatataaacaagttaaatacattatatgtagggataatgtaccaaaataaaCCTATGATTTttaggaaagtatcaatttaggttccacttacaaaatagcataaatataggtttaacgtttaaaaaaagttatcaatttaggcttcgataacggattgtaaggggtgaaaaataccatttttatggagttaaaggggtaaatagaacattctataagttggggggataaatggacaagttgagggggtgagaaataccacttttatagagttaaggaggtaaataggacattcgatgagttgataggggtaaaatgaccaatttggacaaattaAGGGGGCTGGGGAAACATTAGGCCATTAAagtttgtaatgtattttgttcTTCATTAAAATCTAATTTTCCAGCTAAAGGTCCAAATGTCAAAgctttttttatgttatttttctaATAGGTTAAATTTTATGCGAGTTATGAATTATGAtgaaaaactaataataattaataaataaaaattttataacaataatatatatatatatatatatatatatatatataataaattaatgaaatatatttagtaattaaaatataatcgAATTTGTTTATGAGCTTTCAAACCGAATATATAAGAAAACTTAGATTTAGATTCGTTAGTGCTCGAGCCGATTTCGAACTCGAATCGAGCCATATCAAACCGAGCTTTGATCAGTCGAACTTGAATAGTTTGTAAACTATGGAGGCTAATTAACATCCCTTGGGAATCCACCCTAGTATATAaaacgataaaaaaaattatatcatgaattaaaaaaggaaaatttacatataaattcacttttaaaaaactatctacaattatctcaagtaatgattttgaattatgtcaaattagtaaaatcaatacttttaatataatttaaggattgaaatttataaattaagagtctagaatatatatatatattttttttgggtaagaatctagaatatattttctagcgtttatgatttatgaattggggtaTAGGATTTTTAacttatggtgtaaaatcataatatatagaaaataatgacatattaaaaattaagtttggtgatatgacttaagtggtgtttgataaaacttaaaattaagtgctgaaaaaataagttttgaattttaagtgttaaatattataaacgcttaaaatattaaatgatataactgtttgataaatactaaaaataagtactgaatttaaaaatattagttgatagttatcaacttaaaattttaagttaaattaaCTTATCAGAATAACTAATTTTGTGacttaactaaaatatttaagttatattatcAAACCAGCTTAAAACCaataaatttatatgtattaattttaagtgttgaaaatCGCTATCGAACAAGactttagttgtaattttgtacttaattatgatattcatatatttgaccctTAAGAAAAAGAGGAATTTACAtgttttttacatgttttgatatttttttttacaataaaggaaagtgattttttatttttatcaaaaatccatatttcttttttacttttgtCAAATTACAACAGTTAaacaaatttttgaaaaaaatctgactagattttgtttatttatttgatattttgagaattaAGTTATTATTTTTGATGTATTAATAATAAGATTTTGTAGTATAATTAGGTTgtaattattattatgatttGTGACTTTCATGTAACTTACCCTTTTCAATTTCCATTCCTTAATTGTCCATTGGgcttcttaaaataaaaagaattgtCCATTGGGCAATTTCTAATTAATGCGGAGATGAGTTGGGCCTAATTCACCAGAAAGCTCCATAAGAATAGTTGGGAACGAAATTACGTTTATGCTTTCCCTCTCCTCTCCTCTCCCCTCCTTGGAGTCCTTGGCCATCATAACCAGCTTGAAGAGGCCATCGGATTCAACAGTAACTGTTGCCGCTTCATCTCAGGTTTTTCAACACTTCCTATCTCATATTCATATCAAGTTTATCATTATTtcttaacctttttttttttactttgttcaCTGCCAAAATGGTGGGAGCtaggtttatttatttatttattttattttatgtagtATTGTATATTAAGTGTAACTAGTTCTCTTAGGAGATTAATGTCATGAAACGTAGAGCATCTGATGATTGCTAACGATCTTTTTCGGTCATTTGTTAAAAGACATTGTTTCGTGGTTAGTGAGTACATTTGCTGATCATATAGGAATGATTGATTAATTATATCATGGAATTTTGGTGACTGATTTTTGGGACAACAATTAACAAATTTTGCAAGGAATCCAACCAGATGATGGTGGGGGATTATTCTTGTGTTCTTGCCCCTTGTGCATTCTTGTTTTTTTCTAGTTAAATTTgtccatttttatttatttatatggtGGTAAGTCATTCATCCTGGTGTTAATTGGTTGGCTTGGCTCCTGCAGGTGTACATTGACAAAACATTTCTTATGAACAAACTCGAGTGATGGAGCATGACAGGTGCTcatctttgttttctttttccgtTTTTAAAGTAAAATATGGTTATTTAAgttatatcagattttaaatttatgcCTTTTGAGCTTAATCCCTGCACTCTAAGCAGAAGGATTAGCTTTCCTAATAATCtaatctaatctaattaggTAAGTAAGACCTAAGAATTAAAAGGGGTTTCCAATAGCATTGCTGAATCCGACTCATTTAGGAAAAAGGATGTAGGATTGCAGTTCAAAGCATTTCTTTGCTGTTACCCTTTCTACACTGTCTTATATTCATGTTTGTTATTAAGATCTTCTCATAAAAAATAGCAACCTCTTGATTTCCGATTCAGGTTAAATACACCTAGCACCTCTGCAGTGACTCTTGAAGTTTTGGGCTATCAATTGCAATTCTGTCAGGTGCTTTTTTGttctgttttttattttttgattaatGCTTGAAACTGAATTATATAGTTTTAGAACAAGGCAAAGGGATTTCTCATATGAAAAATGGTGTGCTATGGTATTTTCTTGCTTGTCCCCAACTTCATAGTCGAGGAAGAACTTCTTTCTAATGTGCAAAaggaaatctgataaatgtatGCAAGATTATGAAATTTGATTTCATGGTGAAATAGTCCTTCTGTATAAAAATGTTAGTTGAGCAAGTTAGAATTGCGGttaaaacaataattaaatacACTTAGTGATCCACATgccacattttttatttgcttttctatttttcttaccAAGCACTATCTTGCAATCCTATTTTTCCACGTTTTACTTGATTGCACTCTTGTCATGACTAGTGTGATTTATCTAACTAAATTTCTACTTTCTTGCATGCTTGTAGGATCCAAATTCTAATCATTTAGGGACTACAGTTTGGGATGCGTCAATGGTACTTGTCAAATTTCTGGTAAGTTCCGTTTCTCTCCTTCTCTATTCTTTTGCAgcacttatttatttatttatttattgttgaTTATCTTTTCATATTGATAGTTCTAATTAGTAGGAATTAGGGCTTGATTGACTTTATTGGAGATTTTATTTGAGTTGGGCTTCATCATTTACAAAGAATTGAGATAAGTTGAGAATAGATTTTGTGGCATGTTTCATCCCTTTATATTCCTACCGGTTGATTGAGTTAGGCCCAAGTCACTTCACTTTCTCTTTTTGTGCTCCATAAGAGGAGATAGTGGAACATATAATGGATACAATATTCCTACTTGTTACAGATGTATGGGCATACTCCATTATACCTTTGTATGTTCTGAAGTTTATGAAGTTCCACTTCCCTTGTTTCAGGAAAAAAATTGCAGAAAGGGCCGGTTTTGCCCTTCAAAACTCAAAGGAAAACGTGTTATTGAACTTGGGGCTGGTTGTGGAGTAGCGGGATTTGGTgcgttttattttgtttgatgAACTGATACATGGCATCTAGTTGGCAATTTCTCCTTGATGTAAGTCTGATTTTATCAGGTTTCATGCTCCTTATTTTGATGTGAACATTCTCCTAGGAATGGCGCTGCTCGGTTGTGATGTTGTTGCGACTGACCAAATTGAGGTGTTGCCATTGCTAACACGCAATATAGATCGTAATACCTCAAGAATCAAGCAGATGGATACTAATTCAGGTACTCCTAGAGATATTTTGGCAATTGTTTGGAACATATGCATGATCTTTCAAAGTTCTTCTAACCAGTGGTTGGGATTCTTTAGCTATCAGATGGATGGTTGTAGCATAACCTGTAAATTTCATGGAACTTGTCTTCCTTGTAGATTCATTTGGTTCAATCAAAGCGGCAGAATTAGACTGGGGAAATGAGGATCATACTAGGGCTGTTGATCCACCATTTGACTACATCATTGGCACTGATGTTGTAAGTTTGTTCAATGATCACATTATATTGGAACCAGAGAATGGAACATTGtattttgtatatttgtatGTCTAGATGCTATAGTTGATAACTGATATTGCAATTTTTGCCTGATGCATTTTGCATGCGCTTATATAAAGATATGATTTTTCATTGACGAGGTACAAATCTAACTTATATTATACTGAAATTTTAGTTGCATGCTACATGTTGCCCTAAGTTATGTCGTTGAGGTGAAAAGACTCCAAATAAACAAAAGGGAAAGTCGAGagataaatttatataacattGACTGGGTTGAGAAGATACATCATGTCAATTGCTCCAGAagaatttttaataattttctgcAAATATCTTTCTTCTTAGTAATTTCAAGCTGTAATAAATAACATAGTAAATTCAGGTGTCAAAAGTAGAGCCATTTTATTTCGAAGCAAAGAATCTAAAACGCCATTTTATCCCCACTTCTTTGATCCAAGGTTTATGCGGAGCATCTCATGGAACCACTATTGCAGTCAATATTTGCCTTATCAGGACCAAAAACAACAATTTTGGTGAGTCATTGTTAGATATTTGTTCTATTTTAGCTCCATAATCTTGTTTCGTTTATGTATATATGTGTTTCCATGTAGATAGGACATGAGATCCGATCTACCAGTGTTCATGAGCGGATGCTTAATCTGTGGAAAAGAAACTTCGAAGTCAAAATTGTTCCAAAAACCAAGGTACTTTTTGATGGTAATTCTTAGAACTTGAC
The window above is part of the Euphorbia lathyris chromosome 3, ddEupLath1.1, whole genome shotgun sequence genome. Proteins encoded here:
- the LOC136221576 gene encoding uncharacterized protein isoform X4 → MEHDRLNTPSTSAVTLEVLGYQLQFCQDPNSNHLGTTVWDASMVLVKFLEKNCRKGRFCPSKLKGKRVIELGAGCGVAGFGMALLGCDVVATDQIEVLPLLTRNIDRNTSRIKQMDTNSDSFGSIKAAELDWGNEDHTRAVDPPFDYIIGTDVVYAEHLMEPLLQSIFALSGPKTTILIGHEIRSTSVHERMLNLWKRNFEVKIVPKTKVLFDDG
- the LOC136221576 gene encoding uncharacterized protein isoform X1, which produces MEHDRLNTPSTSAVTLEVLGYQLQFCQDPNSNHLGTTVWDASMVLVKFLEKNCRKGRFCPSKLKGKRVIELGAGCGVAGFGMALLGCDVVATDQIEVLPLLTRNIDRNTSRIKQMDTNSDSFGSIKAAELDWGNEDHTRAVDPPFDYIIGTDVVYAEHLMEPLLQSIFALSGPKTTILDMRSDLPVFMSGCLICGKETSKSKLFQKPRYFLMMDSKYQHPSIQLYIMGLKPSSAGTIQHMIVRSDEVETAGIPQEDGRNGVAMNKVDECESEKVEEESEVVVKLPEEKLTDWETRRLGSMAARLLRDVKIT
- the LOC136221576 gene encoding uncharacterized protein isoform X3, producing MEHDRLNTPSTSAVTLEVLGYQLQFCQDPNSNHLGTTVWDASMVLVKFLEKNCRKGRFCPSKLKGKRVIELGAGCGVAGFGMALLGCDVVATDQIEVLPLLTRNIDRNTSRIKQMDTNSDSFGSIKAAELDWGNEDHTRAVDPPFDYIIGTDVVYAEHLMEPLLQSIFALSGPKTTILDMRSDLPVFMSGCLICGKETSKSKLFQKPRWIVSISTQAYSFTSWD
- the LOC136221576 gene encoding uncharacterized protein isoform X2 gives rise to the protein MEHDRLNTPSTSAVTLEVLGYQLQFCQDPNSNHLGTTVWDASMVLVKFLEKNCRKGRFCPSKLKGKRVIELGAGCGVAGFGMALLGCDVVATDQIEVLPLLTRNIDRNTSRIKQMDTNSDSFGSIKAAELDWGNEDHTRAVDPPFDYIIGTDVVYAEHLMEPLLQSIFALSGPKTTILIGHEIRSTSVHERMLNLWKRNFEVKIVPKTKMDSKYQHPSIQLYIMGLKPSSAGTIQHMIVRSDEVETAGIPQEDGRNGVAMNKVDECESEKVEEESEVVVKLPEEKLTDWETRRLGSMAARLLRDVKIT